GGATAAGAGAGTCGCTTCCAGGAAACTGCTAGCTCACCTGGCCTACTTGCCACACACCTCGAGGGGTATCTACCACAGGAGCGATCGCCTTGGACTGGCCACGGAAGTGCGAATCAATCACGTGCACCAGTTGTTTGGGGCTAAAAGGCTTCGCCAAAACGGCTAACAAGCCGAACTTCTCTTTCAGCCGAACCCCGTCAAGTTCCAAACCGTTGGCCGTGCACAGAATTGTTGCGGTCACCTTCGCCTGTGAAGGCTGAGCTTCCCGGGAAGCACGCATCTTTTCCAGCAGCTCGATTCCGGTGCAGTTCGGCATTTGTTGGTCGGTGACCAAAAGATCAAAATCGGTCTCCTGCAGTTGTTGCCAAGCCTCGTTGCCATCACCGGCACAGTGCACCTTATGTCCCGCACGCTCAATCGTGAACTTCAACAGTTGACGAAAAACTGGATCGTCTTCGGCGATTAGCACCACAATGTTGGAAGTCGTTGGCATGGGAATCTCTCTCGGAATCGATAGAACGCGGTTCTGTCCGTACTCTTTGCATCGGTCCAAGTGACTGCGTTATGCGACATTTGGTCACGTATTTCCGCCAACTGAGCGGTTATCGGTTCCTGTTATGGTGATAATTCAAAATCAGAGGGGTTACCAAATCGTTGGCCTGCCGCACGCCATGCTCTTCATCCAAAGCCTGTTCAACGCCACTTTCACATCGGTTGGTCGCGGCAAATCGAGCCCAAAAGCCAGAATTACCCCCTATCTCTGGGCTTTGTAGCGATTCAATTGTCTTGACGCTTACTTCGCGTGATTCCTATACTCCGCGACTTGTGTCATTTTCTCTAACGGCTTGGACCGACTACTGATGAATAGCGAGCGACGTCACGATCTTCAGGAAAACGAGTTGGCGACCGCCTTGGGGAAGATCAACGAATCCATCGATCCCTACTCCAAGCCAATCGGAATTGCAGTTGCGGTCGGATTGATCGGTTTTCTGGGCTGGGGCTTTTACAACAGCAGCCAGTCTGATCGTCGAAGTGATGCAACGTTACAGCTGATCGAAGCATCGGTCAGCGGTGACAGCGAAACCTTGGCAACCGTTGCCGCCCAATACGCCGATACTCCAGCTGCAGCCTGGTCACGTCTGTACCAAGGCAGCTCGAAGATGGGCGTCGGCATGAACGCTTTGTTCAATAGCCGCGACGAAGCGGAAGAGCTTCTCAGTGAGGCCAGTGCCGCATTTAAAGAAGCACTGAGCCTAAGCAAGGACACCCTCATCCAGTCGCGAGCCTACTTCGGCCTCGCTCGCATCGCAGAATCACTCGGTGACACCGACGAAGCAATCAAAAACTACGAAGCGGCCATGACCGTCGGTGAATCCGAAGCCATGGTCGAGGAAGCTCAGAAACGCATCGACACGCTTTCGAAACCCAACGCCAAGGAATTCCTGGCTTGGTTCAACGAGCAAGATTTCGCTCCTGCGGACCCTGCCTCGCCACCATCGTTGCCAGGTGCTGGAACTCTGCCAGATCTCCCAGACTTGGATTTCTCCAGCGACGAAGACGAAACTGCGGCTGATGAAAGCACGGACGCGGAAGGGACAGAACCGGAATCGGCTGACGAAGAAGCCGCAACGGAAGCCGAGCCTGAAATGGCCGCTGAAGAAGCTGCCCCATCTTCCGAGGAACCCGCCGTGAAGACTGAGTCGGTTGAAACGGAAACGAT
This window of the Neorhodopirellula lusitana genome carries:
- a CDS encoding tetratricopeptide repeat protein, with the translated sequence MNSERRHDLQENELATALGKINESIDPYSKPIGIAVAVGLIGFLGWGFYNSSQSDRRSDATLQLIEASVSGDSETLATVAAQYADTPAAAWSRLYQGSSKMGVGMNALFNSRDEAEELLSEASAAFKEALSLSKDTLIQSRAYFGLARIAESLGDTDEAIKNYEAAMTVGESEAMVEEAQKRIDTLSKPNAKEFLAWFNEQDFAPADPASPPSLPGAGTLPDLPDLDFSSDEDETAADESTDAEGTEPESADEEAATEAEPEMAAEEAAPSSEEPAVKTESVETETIGAEEGDEEPVGSLPAETTEPSGS
- a CDS encoding response regulator, with translation MPTTSNIVVLIAEDDPVFRQLLKFTIERAGHKVHCAGDGNEAWQQLQETDFDLLVTDQQMPNCTGIELLEKMRASREAQPSQAKVTATILCTANGLELDGVRLKEKFGLLAVLAKPFSPKQLVHVIDSHFRGQSKAIAPVVDTPRGVWQVGQVS